The genomic stretch GATGTTGAAATGCCGGTTATGGATGGATTGACTGCTGTTGAAATTATCATGAGAGAAAATCCTTTGCCGATTATTATGGTTAGTAGTTTAACAAGTGTAGGAGCTGATGCAACGATAAAAGCTTTGTCACTAGGGGCAGTAGATTTCATTCAAAAAGTCTCATCGCCGATTTCTAGTGTTTCAGGGATAAAGGAAGAAATTCTTGAAAAATGCAAAGCTGCAGCCGGAGCAAATATTAAAGAACGAAATATTATGAAAACATTTAAAATAGATATGACAATAAAACCAACCGTTAGCAAGAGTTTATTTAAAGAAAAAATTATTGGGATTGGTACTTCAACTGGAGGTCCAAGAGCACTGCAGGAAATTATAACAAATTTGCCGGGTGATTTACCGTGTGGAGTTGTTATTGTCCAACATATGCCACCAGGATTTACCAAATCATTAGCTGCTAGATTAGACTCTTTGACGGAATTAAAAGTTAAAGAAGCGGAAGATAATGATGTAATTGAAGCTGGTAAAGTGTTTATTGCTCCCGGTGATTATCATATGACAGTAGAAGAGAGAAATAACCAAAGGGTGATTAAACTAAATCAAAGTCCGCCATTATCAAGTCATCGACCAGCGGTTGATGTTTTATTTGAATCACTTGCCAAATATGGTGATAAAGTTATTGCTGCAATCTTAACAGGAATGGGCAGTGATGGTGCTAAAGGAATTAAGCTGATAAGAGAAGCCGGTGGTAGAACATTAGCTGAAGATAAATCAACAGCAGTTGTTTATGGTATGCCAAAGGTTGCAGTGGAATTAGGTGGTATTGATGAGGTATTACCAATTGAAGCGGTAGCAGGAGAGCTTTCAAGGTTAGCTAAAAAATAGTATAAGCAAAAGAGAGGGATTGCAAATGGACACAAATCAATATATGGTTATGTTTTTAGAAGAGTCTCGTGAACATTTACAAACGTTAAATAGTTGCTTGTTGGATTTAGAACATAATCCGGAAAATCTGTCAGTACTAAATGAAATTTTCCGTAGTGCTCATACTATTAAAGGTATGTCTGCGACAATGGGCTTTACTAAAATTGCAGAGTTAACACATGAAATGGAAAATGTTTTAGATTTACTACGAAAAAATCAGTTGGAACCTAGCGAAGATATTGTTGATACTATTTTTAAATGTGTTGATACATTAGAACAAATGGTGGAAAGTGTAGCGAGTGGGGCCGATATTGATATTGATGTATCTGATTTAATTGCTAAGTTGTTAAGTATTGCCAAAGGTGATGTTGTTGCAGAAACTACAGCTAAAACTGTTGCAACAAAAGAAACAGTAGCTGAAACTTCAACTAGTGGTAAATCTCAAATGGACTTAAGTGACATGGAAGTCTCTATTATTGCTAATGCCCAAAAAGATGGTTTGCAAACATTAGAAATAAAAGTTAGTTTAACAGATTCATGTGTTTTGAAATCAGCTCGAGCTTATATGGTTATGAATAATTTAGATGAGTTGGGTGAGGTAATAAAAGCTATTCCATCCACCGATGATTTAGAACAAGAAAAATTTGAAAAATCATTTCAGGTTCTGGTTGTAACTGATGAAGAAGTGGCTAGAGTCGAAAGTTCATTAATGTCAATTTCCGAGGTTGAGACAGTGGAGATTGTGGTTATTGACGCACAAAATCAAATTTCTAAGGAACAAGAAATCAAAGAAGTCGCGGTCAAAGTTGAGCAAGTTAGTACGGATGAGAAAAAAGAAATAAAAGCTGAACCTAATAAAAATAATGTACAAGCTAATAATGTCGATAAAAAAATTAAAAGTGGTCAATCGGTAAGGGTTGATATTGATAAACTAGATTCGTTGTTAAATTTAGTGGGTGAATTGGTCATCAATAAAACTAGATTAGAACAAATTGGTATTACGCATCGTTTAACGGAATTAGTGGAAACGATAGAACAAATGGATAGAGTTACTACTGATTTACAAAGTGTTGTAATGAAAGTAAGAATGGTGCCGGTCGGTCAAGTTTTTAATAGATTCCCGAGAATGGTTCGTGATTTATCACGAGATTTGGAAAAAGAAATTAATTTAATCATCGAAGGTGAAGAAACGGAACTTGATAGAACTGTTATTGATGAAATTGGCGATCCGTTAGTGCACTTGTTAAGAAATTCAATAGATCATGGGATTGAATTACCGGAAGAACGTAGAGCTAAAGGAAAAAGTTCGATTGGTGAAGTTCGCTTAATTGCCAGACATGAAGGAAATAATGTCATAATAATGGTCGAAGATGATGGTAAAGGTATAAACGCTGAAGTTATCAAGAGAAAGGCAGTCCAAAAAGGCTTGATTTCTCAAGCTGAAGCCGACAAGATGGATAATAACGAAGCGGTTAAGTTAGTATTTTTACCGGGCTTTTCAACAGCGGAAGTTGTTACTGACGTTTCAGGTCGAGGCGTTGGGATGGATGCTGTTAAAAACAAAATCGAATCACTGGGCGGTTTAGTTGATGTTGAAACTAAACTGGACGAGGGTAGCAAATTTAAAATTAGATTGCCATTAACATTGGCGATTATTCAAGCTTTATTGATAAAAGTTCAAGAAGAAATTTATGCTATTCCATTAGGTTCAATTGATAGTACTATTAATATCGGTTCTGAAGATATTAAAACTGTTCAAAATCAAGAAGTAATATTACTGCGTGGACAAATTATTCCTATTATCAGATTGGCAAACTTACTAAATGTTCCACAACAAGTAGCGACAAATAGTAAGGACTTATTTGTTGTAATTGTTCATATGGGAGATCAAAAAGCAGGAATAATTGTTGATAACTTAATTGGTCAGCAAGAAATTGTTATTAAAACGTTAGGTAAACTATTAGCAGGAATAAAAGTTATTGCTGGTGCAACTATTTTAGGAAATGGTCAAGTTGCGTTAATTCTAGATGTTGGAACTTTAATGAATAATCGATAAAAGGGGGTAATGATGGTGGAGGAAAGAGAATATTCTAATAATGAAGAGCAACTAGTGGTCTTTAAGCTTGGACGCGAAGAGTATGGTGTAAGTATTCTAAATGTTCAAGAAATTAAGCGTATTACTGAAATAACCAGAGTGCCATATACTCCTGAATTTATTAAAGGTGTTATGAATTTACGCGGCAGTGTATTACCGGTTATAGATACGAAAAAAAGACTGGGTATAGAAAATGAAGAATATACTGAGGATACGAGAATTATTATCTTAAAAGTTGATGAAGTTTCAATTGGGATGATTGTAGATGCGGTATCAGAGGTTATAGCAATACCACAAGATAAAATAGAGCCACCGGAATCGGTTGTTGCTAGATATGAACATAGCTTTATTAGTGGTGTAGGAAATTTGGAGAATAGATTAATAATTTTACTGGACCTAGTGGAAATGATAGGAATTGGAACGGAAGCAAAATAAGGTAATTGTACCGAAAAAGAGGTGTGCCACTTGACAGAAGAATTTTTGAATTTATCTAATATGCAGTTGGATGCGTTAAAAGAAATAGGAAATGTTGGTGCCGGAAACTCAGCTACGGCATTATCTCAGATTATCAATCGCAAAATTGATATGACTGTACCACAGGTCTCAATTATGCCGTTAGGTGATGTTCCTGATGTTGTTGGTGGATCTGATGCGATGGTTGTTGGCGTGTTTTTGAGAGTTTATGGTTTGGCACCGGGAAGTATTTTATTCTTGCTACCACGAGATAGTGCTTTTGCGTTGATTGATATGTTAATGGGGCGCGAAAAAGGTACTACTCAGGAGCTTGATTTTATGGATGAATCAGCACTGATGGAGATTGGGAATATTTTAGCTGGTGCGTACCTTAATGCATTATCGCATTTTACAAAATTAACATTATTGCCATCAATACCTGCTTTAGCTCTTGATATGGCCGGAGCAATTTTAAGCGTAGTATTAGTGCAATTAGGACAAATGGGGGATCACGCATTGGTAATAGAGACTGAATTTGATGCGGAGATGGATGGAGTTAAAGGACATTTTTTCCTTATTCCTGACCCTGGGTCATTAAATACGATATTGGCCGCAATAGGGGTGAGATAATATGTCGGAGTTAATTCGTGTTGGAATGGCGGATTATAAAACAGGAACTTACCCTAATTCATTGATAAGTTATGGCTTAGGTTCATGCATTGGTATTGCTTTGTTTGACCCTATTACTAAGGTCGGAGGGCTTGCACATATTATGTTGCCGGACAGCACACAAGCGCGGACAAGTGAAAATCCGGCGAAATTTGCTGATACCGCGATACCACTGATGTTACAAGAAATGATTAGGTTAGGTGCTGTTAGAACAAGAGTTGTAGCAAAAATTGCTGGTGGTGCACAAATGTTTAAGTTTGCCAATGCGACTGATATTATGAGAGTTGGCGAGCGCAATGCGGAAGCTACAATAAAAACTTTAAAAGAACTGGATATTAGAATAATAGCTAGTGATACCGGTGGTAACTATGGTCGTACGGTTGAATTAAAATTAGATACCGGAATTTATAAAATTAAAACTATTGATAAAGGCCAAAAAGAATTGTAAGCCTGGGAGGAAAATGTGGTTAAGTTGTGGTTGATTATTGGATTAACTGTTTTTGTTGGAATTGTAACGGCGATATTAGGATTAATGAATGAAGCAAGATTTGTTGTAATTTTAGGAAGAATGTTAGGTGCAATGCTTTTTGTAGGGATTTTAACTTATCTATTAATATTTTTCTTTCAAACAACATATCTAAAAGTTATAAAAAATTTTATAGAAGCAAATGATACTCCCAAAACAGATAAAACAATTGATGCTGAACAGGCTATTGAAGGTGAAGATTTATCATCGGAACAAAATCAGCCGGAGCAAGCAACTTTTGAACCGTTTACTCCTGATAACTTTACAAAAGTTTCTCCGCCTACAGAATAATTGCTATGTGTGGAGGTTAGGTTATGTCTAAAAAAGCTTATTCAGATAGTGAATTAGAAAATTTATGGTTGATATATCGCGAAACTAGAAGTCCTGAAATTAGAGAAGAAATAGTTCATATTTATTTAGATTTGGTAAATATTGTTGCCGGAAGATTAGCGATAAGTCTGCCTAGTTATATTGAAAAAGATGAACTTATTAGTTGTGGCTTTTTTGGACTGTTAGATGCGATAGAACGATATGAACCGTCACGGGGCAATAAGTTTGAAACTTATGCTAGCCTTCGAATTAGGGGTTCAATTATTGATTCCCTTAGGTCGAAGGATTGGTTGCCGACATCTTTACGGCAAAAGATAAAAAAATATGAGAAAACTGTTGCTGAGTTGGAAAATTCTTTAGGGCGTAGTGCTAAAGATGAAGAAATTGCTGAAAAATTGGAAATTTCTCTAGATGACTTAGCAGAGTTGTTAAGTAAAATAAATGTATCGACTGTGATTCCGTTAGAGGAATATATGAAAACAGAGGTAGCAAATACTGCTCAGAATAATCCTTTTGAGAATATTGAGCTAGAAGAAGCAAAGCAGACTTTAGCTAAAGCTATAAATATTTTACCGGACAAGGAAAAAATGGTAGTTACTCTTTATTATTATGAGGAACTTACCTTAAAAGAAATTAGTTTAATTTTAAAATTATCTGAGGCGAGAGTATCGCAATTACATACAAAATCTGTTATTAGATTAAAAGGTGCGTTAGCAAATAAAACAATATAATATTAATAGATAGAGAAAAGATTATTTCAGGGAGGTTCTATAAGTCATGGATGCTGTAGAAAAAAAGGAAGAATTTTCAATTGACTATAATGATAAAGGAGTTTTTTTGTTAGTATATTCAACTGAAGATAGTTCAGCTGATCTTTTAGATTTAGTTTTAAAAGAGTTGACGAGCAAAGAAATAACTGAATATGATCTTGAAGCGATAAACTCAGCGATTGAGGAAAAAACTAATAAACCAATAAAAATTGCAGAAATGCCAACGGTGGAGGAAGTTTTATTAGTTCCACCGAAAATTACAGTTTCAATGACTAGAGATAGAATGGAAGCTAATATTCAGATTGCTAAGGATAAAAATACCTTAGAACCGACTTATGAAATGGTTATGGAAGCTATTAATAATAGTAATGTTACTTATGGAATTGATGAAGAAGCTATTAAAGCAGCGTTGCGAGTTTCTAGTACTGACTTTTTATTTGCAAAAGGAACAAAAGCAATTCCAGGTGAAAATGCTTATATTGTGCAACATGTTGAGATTAAAGATCATGGAAAACCTGCAGAATTAGAGCATGGTAAAGTTGATTATAAAAATTTAAATTTGTTTACGGTTGTTGATACTGGAACGGTACTTGCAGAACGAGTTCCTTTTACAAATGGAATTGAGGGAACTGATGTGTTAGGCAATACCTTACCGCCTAAACCTGGTAAGCAGGTAATGTTACCGTTAGGCAAAAATACTAAAGCGCTAGGTGAAAATACTGTTGTTGCATCTATTGCCGGACAAGTAATTTTAGAAAATGGTAAGCTTAGTGTTGTTCCTACTATTGAAATTAAAGGTGATGTAGACTTATCTACCGGGAATATCGATTTTGTTGGTAGTGTTGTAGTTAGAGGCAGTGTTCAAGCTGGCTTTACCATAAAAGCTGAAGGTGATGTTGAGGTCTATGGAACAATCAGTGGTGGAACGGTTGAAGCTGATAATATTGTTGTTAAAGCAGGAATTCAAGGGATGCATCGCGGACAAATTAAAGCTAAGGGTAATATAACTTCAAGCTTTGTGGAAAATGCCGTTGTTAGTGCTGGAAAAGATGCCGTTATCGGTGAAGCAGTGC from Negativicutes bacterium encodes the following:
- a CDS encoding DUF342 domain-containing protein is translated as MDAVEKKEEFSIDYNDKGVFLLVYSTEDSSADLLDLVLKELTSKEITEYDLEAINSAIEEKTNKPIKIAEMPTVEEVLLVPPKITVSMTRDRMEANIQIAKDKNTLEPTYEMVMEAINNSNVTYGIDEEAIKAALRVSSTDFLFAKGTKAIPGENAYIVQHVEIKDHGKPAELEHGKVDYKNLNLFTVVDTGTVLAERVPFTNGIEGTDVLGNTLPPKPGKQVMLPLGKNTKALGENTVVASIAGQVILENGKLSVVPTIEIKGDVDLSTGNIDFVGSVVVRGSVQAGFTIKAEGDVEVYGTISGGTVEADNIVVKAGIQGMHRGQIKAKGNITSSFVENAVVSAGKDAVIGEAVLHSNVSAGKRVLVQGRKGTIAGGVVTAGEEIVAKVVGTQMNTTTKLEVGINPMLREEYQVVRKELAKAETDLDQVQKSLIFLKSQNIDDLSQEKKEVLLKLTKAQFPLSAKVESLRKKIIDIEQSFEDLKTGRIRVSDVIYPGVKIVIGSVLKNIREEQKYVSFYEEDGDIKTGTF
- a CDS encoding chemotaxis protein CheA — its product is MDTNQYMVMFLEESREHLQTLNSCLLDLEHNPENLSVLNEIFRSAHTIKGMSATMGFTKIAELTHEMENVLDLLRKNQLEPSEDIVDTIFKCVDTLEQMVESVASGADIDIDVSDLIAKLLSIAKGDVVAETTAKTVATKETVAETSTSGKSQMDLSDMEVSIIANAQKDGLQTLEIKVSLTDSCVLKSARAYMVMNNLDELGEVIKAIPSTDDLEQEKFEKSFQVLVVTDEEVARVESSLMSISEVETVEIVVIDAQNQISKEQEIKEVAVKVEQVSTDEKKEIKAEPNKNNVQANNVDKKIKSGQSVRVDIDKLDSLLNLVGELVINKTRLEQIGITHRLTELVETIEQMDRVTTDLQSVVMKVRMVPVGQVFNRFPRMVRDLSRDLEKEINLIIEGEETELDRTVIDEIGDPLVHLLRNSIDHGIELPEERRAKGKSSIGEVRLIARHEGNNVIIMVEDDGKGINAEVIKRKAVQKGLISQAEADKMDNNEAVKLVFLPGFSTAEVVTDVSGRGVGMDAVKNKIESLGGLVDVETKLDEGSKFKIRLPLTLAIIQALLIKVQEEIYAIPLGSIDSTINIGSEDIKTVQNQEVILLRGQIIPIIRLANLLNVPQQVATNSKDLFVVIVHMGDQKAGIIVDNLIGQQEIVIKTLGKLLAGIKVIAGATILGNGQVALILDVGTLMNNR
- a CDS encoding chemotaxis response regulator protein-glutamate methylesterase, whose product is MIRVLIADDSAFMRKLLSDVFEEDKDFVVVDTARNGQDAVEKVKRLKPDLVTMDVEMPVMDGLTAVEIIMRENPLPIIMVSSLTSVGADATIKALSLGAVDFIQKVSSPISSVSGIKEEILEKCKAAAGANIKERNIMKTFKIDMTIKPTVSKSLFKEKIIGIGTSTGGPRALQEIITNLPGDLPCGVVIVQHMPPGFTKSLAARLDSLTELKVKEAEDNDVIEAGKVFIAPGDYHMTVEERNNQRVIKLNQSPPLSSHRPAVDVLFESLAKYGDKVIAAILTGMGSDGAKGIKLIREAGGRTLAEDKSTAVVYGMPKVAVELGGIDEVLPIEAVAGELSRLAKK
- a CDS encoding chemotaxis protein CheD; translation: MSELIRVGMADYKTGTYPNSLISYGLGSCIGIALFDPITKVGGLAHIMLPDSTQARTSENPAKFADTAIPLMLQEMIRLGAVRTRVVAKIAGGAQMFKFANATDIMRVGERNAEATIKTLKELDIRIIASDTGGNYGRTVELKLDTGIYKIKTIDKGQKEL
- a CDS encoding FliA/WhiG family RNA polymerase sigma factor, with amino-acid sequence MSKKAYSDSELENLWLIYRETRSPEIREEIVHIYLDLVNIVAGRLAISLPSYIEKDELISCGFFGLLDAIERYEPSRGNKFETYASLRIRGSIIDSLRSKDWLPTSLRQKIKKYEKTVAELENSLGRSAKDEEIAEKLEISLDDLAELLSKINVSTVIPLEEYMKTEVANTAQNNPFENIELEEAKQTLAKAINILPDKEKMVVTLYYYEELTLKEISLILKLSEARVSQLHTKSVIRLKGALANKTI
- a CDS encoding chemotaxis protein CheW, with product MEEREYSNNEEQLVVFKLGREEYGVSILNVQEIKRITEITRVPYTPEFIKGVMNLRGSVLPVIDTKKRLGIENEEYTEDTRIIILKVDEVSIGMIVDAVSEVIAIPQDKIEPPESVVARYEHSFISGVGNLENRLIILLDLVEMIGIGTEAK
- a CDS encoding chemotaxis protein CheC yields the protein MTEEFLNLSNMQLDALKEIGNVGAGNSATALSQIINRKIDMTVPQVSIMPLGDVPDVVGGSDAMVVGVFLRVYGLAPGSILFLLPRDSAFALIDMLMGREKGTTQELDFMDESALMEIGNILAGAYLNALSHFTKLTLLPSIPALALDMAGAILSVVLVQLGQMGDHALVIETEFDAEMDGVKGHFFLIPDPGSLNTILAAIGVR